The nucleotide window TCATAGCTTCATAGTTGGCTAATGCTAACAGGAGTGGCCGAGTTAGCGAATAGCCTAAGCCTAGGCCATCATAAACTAAAGTACTTTTCCTTTGTCGATGACAAGTATCACACATTTCCGATACGATAAACATTGTATACAATATACGCAGTAATGTTTGTATCTATAGAGACAAGCAGTTCTACCCATACATGGATCCATCGTCCATGGTTGATTTGAAATTCTTGCTACTCATTTGTTTATTTTCAGAATTTGTCTTGTTTCAAAATGTCTCATTAGGCTTTGGCCAGTACTAGCCATCGGTCGACCGGCGGGTCGCGCCGTTTGGTCACTACACCAGCCGCACAATCGAATGAGTCTAGATCGTTGGATTGTTTCATCATCCCCTCCACAACCGTACCAAAAACACCTCAAGTTTCTCATTCCGTGGAGCATCTACTCCTCGTTCTGCTCCCAGCGTTGCTGCCCAGCACTCGACGCATTGCCGCCAGCCTACCGCCCCATCGGCTCGTCGTCTCCAGCCTCGACAGTTGCCGTCATATCTCCCCTTGCCACAGCTCGCTTGAGTTTGGCACATGTGGATATGGAGCACACCCGCCTTGCAGCAACTCGTCGTGCACCGGCAATCAAGGGCATTGCCAAGCATGAGTCAATCTTTCGTTTTAAACCACGGGGATCAAATCCTGAAGCTCACTCTTTTGTTAAAGCAGAGTCCACTCTTGCTATCGGGCGGCTAGGGTCGTTACCAGATATCATTTGTATCCCAAACTTGTTGAATGTTGAATAAAATACCCTAGTTTCACCTAAAAAAAAAGAACATGAGCAAAGTGGAACATAACGTTAGTGAAGTGAAACTTGGAAAAACAGCACTGTTGATTGCCACTGACAAGTGACAACGACGCCGGAAGGATAAAAGAGCTGGAAATCAGAATGAGCTAGGGTGTTGTATTGGGAACAATCAACACATAGATGCGTTCGTTCACCGTTGTTAAATAAAATGATTGCATGCATCACTCTAATGCAGAGATCGGGAGCTATCTTTTTTTTTTAAAAGATGCGTGCATCGTTTAGTTTCTCCTCTGTCCAAGGCACAGATAGACCAGGCAAGCGGAGAGGACGACTGATGCAGGGAGGACGTAGGCCGGGCGCCCGGCCGGCTTCATTTTCATTGGACCGTGCGTCTGCCGGCTGTGGCGTAGGCGTCCTTGGCCCACTTGACCATGAACCACAGCACGTCGACGACCACGTCGCCATAGCATCCGGTGCTGCCGCGGCCTCTCAGTTTTAGGCCACCGGCGTACGGCGACGGGGCCTTGGCCGGCGGCTGCAGCCACGACGACGCGTCGAAGCCACGGGACTCCCGCTCCTCCTTGTATGACGCGACCGGCGTGCGCCAGGGCTGCGGCCGCGCAGAGGACGAGCGCGGCGACTAGTAGCACAACACGAGCCATCAGTTTCTTCTTCGATCGACGCCAGGAATTGAACTGTGGTAGACAGACGACGCGACCGGTTTATATACACCCACGACCCACCCACGCGCGCGGTCGAGCAACTCGTGTTTAATCAACCTCGACCAGGAACCGCTGACAGAATTACTACGTACGAGCAAGAGCGTTCCGGGCTCCACATTGAACTGCCGCTCCAACGCTCCAATAAACACATGCATCGGTTTTTAAATTCACGGGTACTTTTTTTAATTTCCAAACAATTTTTAAATTGGTGAACTAATTTCAAATTGCAAATATATGAAATTGATGCGTAATTTTAAAATTCATGAATAAATTTcaaatttgtgaatatttttgaatcAGTGAACATTTTCCTAATCCCTGAACCTTTTTTCAAGTTCATGAACCGGCAGAGGCTCATCTTTGTTGCTGATTACAAATATACTGAAGGAGTCCACCCTCCACCTGGTGCTCGGCTCAGGGGTGGTATGCGGATATTCATGAAAACACTCACTCGCAAAACCATCACGCTCGAGGTTGACTCCTCTGATAGGATTGACAATGTCAAGGCGAAGATCCAGGATAAGGAGGGTATCCCGTCGGACCAGCAGCGCCTCATCTTTGTTGGCAAGCAGCTGGAAAGATGGTTGTACCCTAGCTGATTATAACATCCAGAAGGAGTCGACCCTACACCTTGTGTTGAGGCTCCATGGTGGTATGCAAATCTTTGTGAAGACCCTCACTGAAAAGACCATTCACCCTCGAGGTGGAGTCTTCTGACACGATCGACAATGTCAAAGCGAAGATCCAAGACAAGGAGGGCATCCCCCCAGACTAGCAGAGGTTGATCTTTGCCGGCAAGCAACTTGAGGATGGGCGCACTCTTGCTGATTACAACATCCATGCAGAATCAACCTTGCACCTGGTTCTCCGTCTCCGTGGTGGCATACAGATCTTTGTCAAGACCTTGACCGGCAAGACAATTACCCTAGAGGTCAAGTCTTCTGACACGATCGACAATGTGAAGGCCAAGATCCAGGATAAGGGCATCCCACTGGATCAGCAATGTCTGATCTTTGTAGGCAAGCAGCTTGAGGACGGTTGCCCCTTGCTGATTATAATATCCAGAAGGAATCCGCCTTGACCTAGTGCTCcgcctccatggtggcatgctgGTTTTCACAATGATTTTCATTTATTGTATGTCTATAAAAATTAGTATACATACATATGAATTGTTTATTAAGACAAATACGATGAATTTATACATGTTCAATCCATGTACCACAATATATATTAGTGGTCAAAGTTCTGCATCAAAGATCGTGCAACTTCAATTCATGCCTTTATATTTTGGGAAAGAGGGAGTACAATTTGAGACGCGGGAAGTATTTGTTTTCTTTAATACACTTGTATCACCTGTATCACCTAGTTAGACGAGCAAGTTTTatcaaaaaagagaaaaaaaagaagtaGAAGTAGAAAAAGACACGATATAGTATCACCTAGTGAGGTGAGCAACGAAATCCTGCAAATCCTTGCGCGATGAGCCGCCTGCAGCCGCGCAGGCGCGAACGGCCTCCCCGAGCGCCATGGCGCGCCGCCTCATCGCGAGCCCTTCCTCGCCGACCATCGCCGTCTCGATCGCCTGCTGTATGGTCGCCGCCGGCGTCACCTCGCCGTGCTTCTCCCACGGCCTCACCAGGAGGCCGGCCCCGAGGTATTTCTCGACGAACTGCGCGTCCCACGGCTGGTCGGAGTGCATGGGCCACGCGAGGATCGGCTTGCCGTGGCTCATGCTCTCCACGGTCGAGTTCCAGCCGCAGTGGCTCATGAACGCGCCCGTGGCCGGGTGCGCCAGGATCTCCAGCTGCGGCGCCCACCCGGTGATCACCAGCCCCGTGCCCCGGGTCTGCTCGGAGAACTCGGACGCCAGACTCGCGTGCCGGCGGTTGTCGGCGTCGTCGGTGGACACGCTGCCGCGGTCGGCGTCGCGCAGCACCCAGATGAACCGCTGCTTGCTGCCCTGCAGCGCCGCGGCGAGCTCCGCGACCTGCTGACCTCGGAGCGAGGACGTCGAGCCGAACGACACGTAGAGCACCGACGCCGTCGGCTGCTTGTCGAGCCAGTCCAGGCACTCGTGCCGCTTGCCCTGCTTCGCGTCGATCTGCCCCGGCTCCAGCAGAGGGTTCAACGGCCCGACGGCGAAGATCCTCTGGCCGACGGCGGCGAGGGTCTCGGCGAAGGCGTCGACGAACTCGCCCTCGAGCGCGCGGCACGTGTTGGCGACCATGCCGCCGCCGCGCGAGACCGACTGCGCCATGCTGGACTGCCTCTTGGCGCACTCCATGAACTCCCTGGACACGAACCTGTCCATGGGGGCGTACTCGAGGCCGCTGTCCCGCAGGAGGCGGTGCCCGGCGTCCACCATGCCGACCATGTAGGACACGGCGCCGCAGTAGAGCCCGAAGGACTCCCCGTTCGGGAGCAGCTCCGCCTCGACGGCGGCGAAGGCGTTGAGGACGTCGTGCAGGACGACCACGCGGCGGCGAGACGCGGAGAGGTCCCGGAGGAGCGCGGCGAGCGGGGCGGCCGCGCCGGCGACGTAGGCCTCGAACATGGGCATGATGTGGGTGGGGAACGGCGAGGCGGCGTCCGGGTCGGGCGGCGGTGCGGCGAACGCGGGGATGTCGAGCTCGTGGAAGTGGACGGAGCGGAGCGCCGCGTCGTCCCAGCCGTGCACGCGCGCGCGCGCCTGGCGGACGTGCGCCGCGGGCGCCGCGTAGTGCAGGTCCAGGTCCTGCCCGTGAGGCTCCGACGCGAGCTGCAGCGACAGGTGCAGCAGCTGGTTCAGGTGGCCCTGCATCGGGAACGGcaccgccaccaccgccaccgACGACTCCATATCCATTGGATCCTCCCTGCCGATGTGTTTGTGCTGCTGAGGAGCGGAGGGGCGGCCGACGGTGCGTATTTATGAGCGGCGTGTCATCGCGGAAGCTTCCCTTCCGTCAGTCCCCAGTGAGCAAATCCGTAGCGCCCACGCTTGTGTTCTTGAGAAGATGCTGCATGACGTAGGCTAAGATCTAATCTTGTTATTCAAAGCATTTCTTGAGGGGAATAGTCAACAATGGCGTCTTGTTGCATGGTGACGAGTGAAGCTTAATATTTTTCTCTATCTTCTTGGAATAGGAagataattgttatttagtgatCAGAAGCTGATGAATGGTCTGTCCTGGTCCGATATTTCCTTGATCAACCAAAAAGATGGTGCCCTCGTGGGCAACCGTGGCGGCGGCATCGCAGAAGCTGCACGGCAGCACAGCATCGTGGGGGCCGGCAATCGGACGGATTTGTTGTCGGCCCTGTGCTGCGGCGGCCGCGCGAAACGGCGACGGATCATCGGTGTGCTGAGTGCTGACCGCtgagggcatctccagccgtttgCCTCCCCCCCCTTCTCAAGAGACATTTTTTTCGCCTTATAAGAGGCTGCCGACGAGAATTTTGGCTTGGGGGTGAAAAGATCTCCAGCCGTTTCCATCCCCAAGCGAGGCCGTCGAACGCGTAGCAGCTCGCGCCCGCGCCTGGCCGTGGCCGCCCTCCGCTGCTTCGCCCGCGCGTGCACGCACGCaccggccccccccccccccctgctcGCTCGCGGCCACGGGGACGGCCATTGCGAGGACGAAGAAGACGGAGGCCCTTCCCGCCCCGGCCATGCGCGCGCGAGCCCCTTCCCGGCTATGCGTGCTCCGATCCGGCCACGCGAGCCCCCCGCCATGGCCGCGCGAGCTGCACGCCCAAGCTCACAACGAGCTTCCTGCGGCCGCGCCCAGCCCCGCGCTGCCGAACTCCCCCTGTACGTTCTCTGCCGCGCCCGGTCGTGACCTACAGCGCACGCCCCCACTCGCCGCGCTGCCCCCGCTCCGCTGCTACAGCCTCACTGGTTCGCGCGCCCCTGCCCCTCGTTGTCGTCGTGCCCCGGTCGCTCCCAGCTGTTCCGGGCGCGTCGTGCGTGCCAGCCCCATGCGCCCTGTGCGCCGGCCCGAACCGCCTCTGCTACCCGCCGACAGTCGCCCCGCCCGCGCCTTGCTTCCCGCGTGCGGCCTCGCCCCGGCCCGCCACCCTCTGCTCCACGCCCCCCGCTAGCTCTGCCTCCCTGCGATTCCCCGACGCAgctccgccaccaccgccgctCGTCAGTCGCCGTGGCCGTGctcacccccccccccgccccccctgCTGTAGCTCCCGCCGGCTCCCTGCATCCCACCTCCGCCCGCTCCTCCTGTCGCCCCCAGCCGCGCCCCACCGCTTGCGGCGGCGTCCGCCTCCGGCCATGCGTGCTCCGCTCCGGCTGTGTGTGTGGTAGGTGGCGGATGGAAAAGAAGAGGAGAGAGgagaaagaaaagagagaaaggagaggagagagggaagAAAGAGGGGCTGGCAAGTGGGCCTGTGCATGCAAAAAGGCGTCCCCAGCTGCCCCCCAGGGGCCTGGGTTTGGGGTGGGTGTGCCAGCGCTAACTTTCGTCAAATCTGGCGAAAAACAGCTTCCTGGGGGCCCGAGTGGGGCGTTTTTTGCCCGTCGGCGTCTAAAAAGTGGCCTGGGAGGGCGTCTTGGGGGGCCGGCTGGAGATGCCCTGAGGCCTGAGGTAGGTAGCCAATGATGCCTTCACTTGCATACTGTCTACTGAGATACTGTACTACCAAACGGCAAAGTTCAGAAATGAAGTTTCTCTGGAAATCGAAAATGAAGACGATTCTCTTGATTTTGTCAAGAAGTGTCCATACTTTGTTGAAGACATTGCCCGGATATGCTCGGACTAGTTTTTTAAGATGAAACTTTGATTTTGTTATTTGGTGGTGGGATCCAGTGACGACGACTCTCCAGTGTCGCTTTCTTTTTGAAGGTGTCCTTGTTGAAGAACCTGGTTGTCCTTGTGTTGCCATGAGATGGTTGATGCGGATATGATCATCTTTGTAGTTTGTCGGATTTGAAACTTCACGGTTTTCTTTTTCCTGGCATAGGCATACTTTTGGTCCTATATGACCTTGCTATTTGCGGATATTTTTTGTATGGGTTGGTGTCGACTGTGTGCATCCAGCTATGTAGAGGCTGGGTGTGCGCTCATTGTTTTAGTGTCTATTTGATGCTTCATTTTGAGTAAATAAAATTCATCCTTTATTAAAATCAAGTGAATTTTTCTGGTCCGTCTTCCATGACGCACTATTGAAAGAAATTAGTGGATGGGGCGCGCCCTGGGCGCGCCTCTTGAGGGGTGAGTTTGCGCACCAATCTAGTTGTTTTAGTTGTTAACGTTTGTGTATAGTACATATGAGCCCCGTTGCTAAAAAAATACATTTAATAGAGCTGCAGCCGTAGAGTGTTCAGTCATAATGTAAGATATGTACATGAAAATACTGGTCAACTCGTATGACGATTGTTGAAAACTGCAGCAGCAGAGTGTTCCCTCATAAAGCAGAGCAACCTAATAGGTCTGTTAACAGAGAGGTGACAGTCTTACAAGATGGATGGCTGATTAGATACACAGCCATCCTTTCCTCTAGTCAACACAGGCATATAAAAATTGAAAATGAAGATTACCCTCGGCCTCTGCATTAGAGTGATGCATGCAGCCCTAGGCATATCAGATTGCATGCAAAAAAAAAACTTACGGAGGTAATAACTGGTTAccacaactgaaataaacaaccATGAACATAACAAAAATGCAGATGCCTAAAAACTAATTTACCAATAAATCCAATCTATTTGGTCTAAAACAGGAAGAGTGGATaatgaaaagagcaaaataatcCGTCGTGGATCTTCCTAAAGGTCTTGCGCAGACGGTACAACACATAGATCAGCACGGCCTTCTTGTTCCCTACAACATCTATCTAGATTATCTACTTACATTGCAGTGTTGATGTACATGTCCTTGAGGTCACCCTTGAGCTCCCGATTGCCTTTCTCCAAGTGAAATAAAGCCTACAGATATATTAAGCAGCACAAGCATGTCAAACCTTAACAAACCAAAACGAAAGAGTATTTCTAGATACAGAAACGAAACACATGAATGGCACAAAGCCAACAACAAGAGGGACGCAAGATAGAAGCTCACCTGCACGACGGTAACCTCGAATTTGGAGGGCTCGACGCCCTTGTTCTTCCGGATCTTCTTCCTGGCGGTGTACATCTTGATCAGTGTCGTTACACGAGATGAAATCAAACCTTTCTCTGCATCTTGAATCATATTGCAAATACAAGTGCACGCAATCTGGTAAACAAACTACATTCCTATTTGGTTGTTCTTGCAAAAAATGGTAGTTCTTTGACATGCATAAAACCGACAATTTTGTATGCCAAAATTTCTTTTGCAAACGGAAGGGTGATCCAATAGTACATCGAGGACTTAATGCCCAGCCATCTACAACACCCTCTGGATCAGACCAAAGAAGGTCACACATGGCACCATCATAAGGCACTTTCTGCTTGCAATCTATTATTCTGATCTGTTAGGTGTACATGATAATAAAATAACAGAAATTGAATGCATGAACTACAATGCACAACCAATATATTTCTATTCACATTTGCAATTTGTCCACGTGTCATCTTATATTTTTTGTGCCCAGTACAGCAAGTCTGAATCCAAGCGACACCAGACAATGCGTTCATAGCATCAAAACCTAAATAAAAGAAATGAGGTTGGGGGTTGGGGGCAAAGCAACTACCTGAACTCCCAAGAAATCTGCTACTAACCAAAGCTCTGACAGAAATGTGAGGCGACAATCAGCACCGAAGGTAGTTACCTAAAAAATAATTAGGTAGTACACAAAGAATAGTCAATCAGGTGAATGTGAACAAAGAAAAACAAAGCTAAAATCCAAGAAAGAAATACCCAGCAAGGAGCCGAAATAGCCCAAGAAACAAAATCTGAAGATGCATTAgaggcaagaagaagaagaaaccaaAAAAAAAAGAATAGAACCTGAGCACGGGCAATCTATCATCCTTAAATCTTGGAGAAGAACTCCAAATTTTAACCAGAGGCCCTTTATCATCCTAAATAACTTACCGGGTGTCCGGGTCCATAGAAAATAGATAGCAAATTTATCCAAGTAGAAAAGAAACCTCACTTGAAGTATGACATTACAACAAACGTGTGATGGGCAAATCATACGTAGTGTCATCTCCAGCATGCTTAATTCATCTTAGTAAACAGAGATGCCATCCTAGAATAAAGGAAAAACAAAACAACAAACTAATGTAATAACACGTCTAACAATCTAGAAATAGGGAGCGAGTAAAGGGAAATTATTGAAACATGGGGATGAGCTGATCACAGAGAGTATAACCCAAGGGGTAATAAATCAAAATAAATATCGAGAATATGTGGGAGGAAGTGGCAGCTCTACCTGGGCACGATATGGAGGAGGAGGCAGTGCTATCGACGGCTATTCATCACAGCAACCCTTGGTGACACCACCGGCTGCGCAACTCTGTGTTCATGCAAGGGAGGAGCACATACataatgagagagagagagagagagagtttacCCGGTGAAGGCGTTATCCTGGGACGCATTTTCTGCTCCCAATCGCTTCTTTTTTCTTTACTTCGGCACAGTAAAACGGGGACGTGGCTATCGCCAGGGTTCACCCTTGACGCACACCTTAATGTGTTTAATTTTTTTGGGTAAGTTCCACTACCCCAACTTGGAGCAAACAGCAAAACCCAACTTTGTAGTTTGTCATACCAAATTCCTCCCCTAGCCGGAGATGAAGAGGGTTGAGTTTAGAAAAATAATGCAAGATACCGGTTTATACCTGTACCGCTTCAAATAAAATGACATGGTAGGATGATTTGCAGGTCACAAGATATCTCAATGTTTTGCAACAATGGCAAGAGTCCACAAATGCCAAGATGATATATAGTAGCATCACCAAACTATAAGTACTCTCCAAAGCCATAGAACAAGGAACTAACGACAATTTTCTTTTTCCACCTATGCATCATACGCGACTAATTTTCTAAAAGTTCCAGTCACTTGATTGTTAACCATCGGCTTGTGATCCAAGCGTTGCAGGCCTTGTTCTTCTTCTAGAAGTCACACCCTATTTTGGTGTTGTTGATAATGTTGTTAGTGAGACTAATGTCAACTAGTAAGTTTATCAAAGGACCTTGGTCTCTTGATGGGTTTATAAGGCATGGTTGACCCCCGCTCTGAAAAGAAAAACAAGCGTCTATTTTTTGAAGACTCAAAGGTTTTGAATTGGTTTCGTTTGAGTCGTATGACAACCGTGGGGATCACACTAAACATTCTAATCCTACCCTTGAAAAAATGGATTAAAAACATTCTTCATGTGATATGTGCTACATACCACATGCACACACGGGTCTAGGGGCCATGCACAAAGGGTCCAAGGAAATATCTCTGGACACCCCGGGGTCAtgcttcttcttccccttgctgTTGGCGCCACCACCATGCATGGCGGTTCTTGATCTTGAGCCACAAAAATATCCTCAAGATCATGGACAGAAGATGGACATAACTCTACACGGGACTCAACCAAGGGCGGCACCACATacttactccctccattccataatTCATGTCATGGTTAGTtttgaactaaaaccatgacAAGAATTATGGGACGAAGGGCTTCAAGAACCACGGAAAGTCAATGGAGAGGTTAGGAGATAGTGCCAATTTTTGGTTAATAATAAGGCATGGTTGTTTGGTCTTCAAGCGCAAAGAATCATAGTGCAATGTTACAAAAAAATATCTTAATCTTATCAAAACACTCTAGGTGAACTACATCCCTCACGGGTGCCTGTTGCACTTGTGCAATGCTATACTTATCGGGAGCCGATGGGTACGGGTGCCCAAGCAAGTGTGTGCTTCCCTCCTTCCCTTTCGTGTGAAGTAGGTGTGGCTTTTCTCCATGTGAAGTTTCTAGAGTTTTTAAATGTTAAGATATTTGTCCTTTTTAAAAGTTTAAATTTATTGTTTGAAATTCGAAGTTCAGATTTTCAAAACATGAAGTTATAATTTTTTTAAATTGTGAAGTTTTGAAAACCCCCAAAGTTTCAAATATTGGAAGCTAGCAAAGATTTTTTGAAAGCGGGTACAATAATTTCTAAAACTGACTAAAATGAAATTTCAGGTAATAGAAATCGGTATATATGAAAAATATCCCCAAAAGAGGAAAAACAATCTTGTCCCTAGCCTGAAGTGCGACTGCCCCTCAATTAGGCATGTTCCTCtctcgggaggggtgtggtgctGTGATCCCTTAACTTGCCAATACAACCATGTGTGATTTTCATTTTCAGACCTCTTTTCTTTTTCATTAGCGTTTTTTGCGGTGCTCCTATGCTAAAAATAGTTATCACTACTTCTTGGAATTTTACTCTTGGGGGTTAATGGGAGTCGGTAGCTAGACAATCTGACGGATCGAAGATTTAACCAAAAAAATCGATAAGAGAAATAATTAACAATAATTTATAACAGAGAAAAAAGATTTTATAGAGTTTGCAGCACCTGACACGCAGACTGTCGGTGTCAagaccggcggatctcgggtagggggtcccgaactgtgcgtctaaggcggatggtaacaggaggcgggggacacgatgtttacccaggttcgagccctctctctatggaggtaataccctacttcctgcttgattgatcttgatgatatgagtattacgagagttgatctaccacgagattgtagaggctaaaccctagaagctagcctatggtatgattgttgttgtcctacggactaaaccctccggtttatatagacactgaagggggctagggttacacagagtcggttacaatgggaggagatctacatatccgtatcgccaagcttgccttccacgccaaggagagtcccatccggacacgagacaaagtcttcaatcttgtatcttcatattccaacagtccggccaaagggtatagtccggctgtccggatactccctaatccaggactccctcagtagcccctgaaccaggctttaatgatgatgagtccggcgcgcagattgtctttggcattgcaaggtgcgttcctcctccgaatactccataaaagattttgaacacaaggtgtaacaccccggatgtaactttcccaatttgtactccaactcttgccgtttcggcgttaagttattttattttctcgggttcgggtttttgtctccgtgtgttgttatcgttgtcatgcatctcatatcatgtcatcatgtgcattgcatttgcatacgtgttcatctcatgcatccgagcattttccccgttgtccgttttgcattccggcgcttcgttctcctctggtggtcatttctacctttctttcgtgtgtggggattaaacatttccggattggaccgagacttgccaagcggccttggtttactaccggtagaccgcctatcaagtttcgtatcgtttggacttcgtttgatactccaacggttaaccgagggaccgaaaaggcctcgtgtgtgttgcagcccaacacccctccaatctggcccaaaacccacctaagcttcctccatcatctagagcctTCGATcctgatcgcgtggccgaaaactgcacctcatttggactctcctagctccctctatgcctataaataggtcctcctcgaaaatctcggatccccctccccgaaaccctaaaaaaatcgcCTCCGCGCCATCCGGACACGTCCGTTCGGGCCGTACACGTCCGTCCGGGCCGTACACGTCCGCCGCCGACCCCTCGCCCAACCGCGGCTTGCCACGTCATCGCCGCCagtccgccgccgcccgaggcccgcggAGCCCGGTccgggcccccgcggcccatcccgccgccgccgcacgggGGCGCCCGCCCGCGGTCGCCTCGCTGCCGCCACCACGCGCCGTCGCCGGATCTccgtcgccccgccgccacaGGTCGCCGCCGTggctccgccgccccgccgcagccgcctccccgcgccgcctcgcctccccgccgccggatccggccgggaGAGGCGGGGCCAACCTTCCCCTCGCCCCCCCGCCGCTCCGTCAAGCTCGCCGGAGCCGagagagctcgccggagtcgcctCGGATTGCGTGACAccaaaaccctagatctggtggttcctttttttctctaagtccccgGAATTTTCTAGtccatatgctcatgttcttAGCCTCGTAACTTTTCATCCGTAGCtacgattcatgcatatagcatatcaaaatgttcatc belongs to Triticum urartu cultivar G1812 chromosome 7, Tu2.1, whole genome shotgun sequence and includes:
- the LOC125523836 gene encoding putative cis-zeatin O-glucosyltransferase encodes the protein MDMESSVAVVAVPFPMQGHLNQLLHLSLQLASEPHGQDLDLHYAAPAAHVRQARARVHGWDDAALRSVHFHELDIPAFAAPPPDPDAASPFPTHIMPMFEAYVAGAAAPLAALLRDLSASRRRVVVLHDVLNAFAAVEAELLPNGESFGLYCGAVSYMVGMVDAGHRLLRDSGLEYAPMDRFVSREFMECAKRQSSMAQSVSRGGGMVANTCRALEGEFVDAFAETLAAVGQRIFAVGPLNPLLEPGQIDAKQGKRHECLDWLDKQPTASVLYVSFGSTSSLRGQQVAELAAALQGSKQRFIWVLRDADRGSVSTDDADNRRHASLASEFSEQTRGTGLVITGWAPQLEILAHPATGAFMSHCGWNSTVESMSHGKPILAWPMHSDQPWDAQFVEKYLGAGLLVRPWEKHGEVTPAATIQQAIETAMVGEEGLAMRRRAMALGEAVRACAAAGGSSRKDLQDFVAHLTR